One window of Desulfarculus baarsii DSM 2075 genomic DNA carries:
- a CDS encoding ATP-binding protein, translated as MTDPGMKCTRCRQPARFRLPAHNAHFCDPCLDLFFKRQVQKAIKDYAMLRPGQEVLVAVSGGKDSLALWLTLEELGYRTAGVHLCLEMGEFSEASLQSCRQMAARLGRPLHEASLGQLTDGLSMQEIVWATRRQFCSVCGTFKRHFLNRLCLELGFDTVATGHHLDDEAGRLLGNLIHNHLDYLQAMWPVLESGGDAATGFARKVKPLCRLEGAEIRAFAQVHELPVAQGKCAGSKGATLLYYQKAMDQLEADMPGTKHNFYLEFLRQKAAPPPPPQLGGRCQICGAPTMSELCGVCRMLAQARQWREKRRARLAAEEAAAPTP; from the coding sequence ATGACCGATCCCGGAATGAAATGCACCCGCTGCCGCCAGCCGGCCCGTTTCCGCCTGCCGGCCCACAACGCCCATTTTTGCGACCCATGCCTCGATCTGTTCTTCAAGCGCCAGGTGCAAAAGGCCATCAAGGACTACGCCATGCTGCGGCCGGGCCAGGAGGTGCTGGTGGCCGTCAGCGGCGGCAAGGATTCGCTGGCCCTGTGGCTGACGCTGGAGGAGTTGGGCTATCGGACGGCCGGCGTGCATCTGTGCCTGGAGATGGGCGAGTTTTCCGAGGCCTCGCTGCAAAGCTGCCGCCAGATGGCCGCCCGCCTGGGCCGGCCCCTGCACGAGGCCTCCCTGGGCCAACTCACCGATGGGCTTTCCATGCAGGAGATCGTCTGGGCCACCCGTCGCCAGTTTTGCAGCGTCTGCGGCACGTTCAAGCGTCATTTTCTCAACCGCCTCTGCCTGGAGTTGGGCTTCGACACCGTGGCCACCGGCCACCATCTCGACGACGAGGCCGGCCGCCTGCTGGGCAATCTCATTCATAATCACCTCGATTACCTGCAAGCGATGTGGCCGGTGCTGGAGTCCGGCGGCGACGCCGCAACCGGATTCGCGCGCAAGGTCAAGCCGCTTTGCCGCCTGGAGGGCGCCGAGATCAGGGCCTTCGCCCAGGTGCACGAGCTACCCGTGGCCCAAGGCAAGTGCGCCGGATCCAAGGGCGCCACGCTTTTGTATTATCAAAAAGCCATGGACCAGCTCGAGGCCGACATGCCCGGCACCAAGCACAATTTTTACCTGGAGTTTCTGCGCCAAAAGGCCGCGCCGCCGCCGCCGCCCCAGCTTGGCGGCCGCTGCCAGATCTGCGGCGCGCCGACCATGAGCGAGCTTTGCGGGGTCTGCCGCATGCTGGCCCAGGCCCGCCAATGGCGCGAAAAGCGCCGCGCGCGCCTGGCGGCCGAAGAGGCCGCCGCGCCAACCCCGTGA